ATCTCAGGTGCGGCAGCAGCTCAGCCCATATATGCGGAGGCGGTCAGGACCCATATGACAAAAGTTGGGGTGAGTACCCTTGATGCGAATGCTTACCTGATCAGTCGTGGGAACCTGAGCTCAGCAAATGCATTGAGGCTGATTATAGAAGAAAAATCCATTTCGAACTTCCTGAATGCTGAGAATTATACAGACTGGCGCCGTACCGGATTTCCGGTATTAACAAAGGTTAAAAATGCGCTGTCGGAAATTCCGCGCAGGGTATTGTATCCGAATACGGAGATGATCTCCAATCCGCAACCGCAACAGAATGCAAAATTAACGGATAGGGTATGGTGGGATAAAAACTAAGCTTAAAAAAAGAACCTGTTTCCATCCCGAACAGGTTCTTTTTTTAATTTCTAAGCCACACTGAGCAATGATCGCTCGATAATGTCCAGGCTTTCAATAATTTGTTCTTCCGTAATCACCAATGGGGGAGCGAAACGGATTTTATTTCCATGAGTAGGTTTTGCAAGTAAGCCATTCTCTTTAAACTTCATGCAGATGTTCCAGGCCATATCAGATTCTTCTGCGCAATTGATGACAATTGCATTCAATAATCCTTTACCTCTTACCGATTGGATCAGGTCTGTTTTTGTGGCAATATTTTCTAATCCTGCCCTGAACAGTTTTCCAAGTCTATCCGCATTTTCGGCAAGATTTTCATCTATGACTACCTGTAAGGCCTCTTTCGAAACGGCACAGGCCAAAGGATTTCCTCCATAGGTTGAGCCATGTTCGCCAGGCTTAATGGTGAGCATGATCTCGTCGTTAGCCAGCACTGCTGAAACCGGTAATACCCCGCCTGAAATGGCTTTCCCCAGTATCAGAATATCCGGCTGGTTGCTTTTATCTTCAGAATTAACATCGTAGGTAGCCAGCATGCTTCCGGTACGTGCAATTCCAGTCTGGATTTCATCAGCTATGAACAAGACATTGTAAGCCTGACAAAGGGCTTTAATGCGTACCAGGTAGTCGGCATCTGGTACCACTACGCCGGCTTCACCCTGAATGGGCTCCACGATAAAACCCGCAATATTTTTATCTGCTTTTAACAAGGCTTCAAAAGCCTCCACATCATTGTAAGGAACATGAGTGATTCCACCTACAAAGGGACCAAAGTCTTTCTTTGCGCTTTCATCGTTAGAGGCGGAGATGACAGAAATGGTCCTGCCATGAAAATTTCCTTCGGCAAAGACAATCTTTGCCTGATCCGGGCTGATGCCTTTGATCTGGTAAGCCCATTTTCTGCAAAGTTTCATCGCCGTTTCCACTGCTTCCACTCCGGAATTCATGATCAATGATTTATCATAACCAAAGAGGTTACAGACGAATTCTTCAAAATCACCCAATTTGTCGCTATGAAATGCCCTGGAAGTCAGGGTAAGTTCTTCAGCCTGTTCTTTAAGTGCGTTGATGATCCTCGGGTGACAATGCCCCTGGTTCACAGCTGAATAGGCGGAAAGAAAATCATAATACCTCATTTCTTCAACATCCCAAACGAAGACGCCTTTTCCTTTTTTAAGGACAACAGGCAGAGGATGGTAATTATGTGCACCATATCTTTCTTCTTTTTCTATTAGCTCCTCGCTTTTGCTTAAATTTGCTGAAATTTTCATAATTGACTGTTTATTAGTGCAAATATAATAATATTTATTATTTTGTGTTTTAAATAAAGTGAATTTGACTTTTTGATTGGCGGAAATAAAATAACTTTAGCAGAAGTATGGACCACATTGATGAATTTGACATCCAAATATTAAAACAACTGGAAATAGATGGACGAATGGCTTATTCGGCTATCGCAACCACGCTTGGCGTATCCAACACCATGGTTCATCAGCGGATATCCAGGTTAACCGAACAGGGTATCTTAACCGGGATTAAACCTGTTCTGGACGAGAAGAAGATTGGGTACGACTGGGGCGCTTTTACCGGGATTACACTCGAAAAAGACCATGATTCCAACCGGATTATTGAAGAGTTAAAGAAAATTCCGGAGATTACGGAGTGTTATTATATTAGCGGTACGTATACTTTATACCTGAAAATCATTGCCAAAAATCATGAGCACATGAGGCAAATTCTCTATGAAAAAATCGACAATATCCCCGGTATTGCCAAAACAGACTCTATCATGGAATTGGGCTGTGCATTTAAAAGAAATATCATCCTGTAAAAGGCTTAATCCAGCCTAAAGAACGAAAAGTAAAAATTATGCCGCGAATATGTGGTATAATTTTTTATTTTCATTTGCCGCATTTATCTTTGGGGTAGATCGTTTCAATCATCCCCAATGTGACATGGTCCAACACAAACCCGTGGTTTTGCCACGATATCTTAATGGATACCATGAAATTAAACTTATCAAATAAGGATTTCTGCATATACCTGATTACTCAGTTTCCGTTCGCTGTGGACGATGAAAAGGAAATGATGTTGTCTGATTATATGATGGAAAATTTTAACATGCCCTCTGAAGAGTGGTGTAAAGAACTATCAGGTCTTACTGATGAAAACGGATTAGAGGAAGATCCATGGTATGGCTATACCTATGTACATGAGATCAATGATCAGGTGACCCTGTTTGCTGAATTTCATGCCTACAATACCGTTTATTTTTTTAACGACATCTACTTAGGAAACACAGGTGGACATTTTCATCTGTCTCTCTTTAGCTGGACTGAGCTAAAAGAAATCATCGCAAATGACAAATCGGAGTTGTCGCCCTTGTTTTTATTGCTGCTTCCGCTAACCATTGGAAATGAATCCGAAAGGGAGGAAATTGAAAGCAGGATCCTGGATTGCTTAAAACAGACTGC
This region of Pedobacter steynii genomic DNA includes:
- a CDS encoding Lrp/AsnC family transcriptional regulator; this encodes MDHIDEFDIQILKQLEIDGRMAYSAIATTLGVSNTMVHQRISRLTEQGILTGIKPVLDEKKIGYDWGAFTGITLEKDHDSNRIIEELKKIPEITECYYISGTYTLYLKIIAKNHEHMRQILYEKIDNIPGIAKTDSIMELGCAFKRNIIL
- a CDS encoding Imm19 family immunity protein, with protein sequence MKLNLSNKDFCIYLITQFPFAVDDEKEMMLSDYMMENFNMPSEEWCKELSGLTDENGLEEDPWYGYTYVHEINDQVTLFAEFHAYNTVYFFNDIYLGNTGGHFHLSLFSWTELKEIIANDKSELSPLFLLLLPLTIGNESEREEIESRILDCLKQTALELNEDQLDQMTRLMVRHLIFQDREKNILTHQEHLGLVTCRNHSERNLKQVDEDLIKINEIISLATGPVNGSGWFAMR
- the rocD gene encoding ornithine--oxo-acid transaminase — encoded protein: MKISANLSKSEELIEKEERYGAHNYHPLPVVLKKGKGVFVWDVEEMRYYDFLSAYSAVNQGHCHPRIINALKEQAEELTLTSRAFHSDKLGDFEEFVCNLFGYDKSLIMNSGVEAVETAMKLCRKWAYQIKGISPDQAKIVFAEGNFHGRTISVISASNDESAKKDFGPFVGGITHVPYNDVEAFEALLKADKNIAGFIVEPIQGEAGVVVPDADYLVRIKALCQAYNVLFIADEIQTGIARTGSMLATYDVNSEDKSNQPDILILGKAISGGVLPVSAVLANDEIMLTIKPGEHGSTYGGNPLACAVSKEALQVVIDENLAENADRLGKLFRAGLENIATKTDLIQSVRGKGLLNAIVINCAEESDMAWNICMKFKENGLLAKPTHGNKIRFAPPLVITEEQIIESLDIIERSLLSVA